One genomic segment of Brassica napus cultivar Da-Ae chromosome A3, Da-Ae, whole genome shotgun sequence includes these proteins:
- the LOC125593241 gene encoding beta-adaptin-like protein A: protein MPPPAASSRYPSPSQPSGKSEVTDLKSQLRQLAGSRAPGVDDSKRDLFKKVISYMTIGIDVSSVFGEMVMCSATSDIVLKKMCYLYVGNYAKGNPDLSLLTINFLQRDCKDEDPMIRGLALRSLCSLRVPNLVEYLLGPLGSGLKDNNSYVRTIAVTGVLKLYHISASTCIDAEFPATLKSLMLHDSDAQVVANCLAALQEIWSLEASHSEEACREKESLLSKPLIYYFLNRIKEFNEWAQCLILELAVKYVPSDSNDIFDIMNLLEDRLQHANGAVVLATVKVFLQLTLSMTDVHQQVYERIKSPLLTLVSSGSPEQSYAILSHLHLLVVRAPFIFASDYKHFYCQYNEPSYVKKLKLEMLTAIANESNTYEIVTELCEYAANVDIEIARESIRAVGKIALQQYDVNAIVDRLLQFLEMEKDYVTAETLVLVKDLLRKHPQWSHDCISVVGGISSKNIQEPKAKAALIWMLGEYAQDMSDAPYILENLIENWEEEHSAEVRLHLLTAAMKCFFKRAPETQKALGIALAAGIADFHQDVHDRALFYYRVLQYDVHVAESVVSPPQQAVSAFADTQSSEIKDRIFDEFNSLSVIYQKPSYMFTDKEHRGPFEFSEELGSTSITPEVSSDIVPAQQFEANDKDLLLSTDEKDDNKGLSSNNCSAYTAPYESSNISSQMQELAISGPAASATTTQSSFDFDDLLGLGLSAAPAPTPSPPLLKLNPRASLDPRAFQQKWRQLPISLTQEYSVNPQGIAALTVPQSLIKHMQSHSIHCIASGGQSPNFKFFFFAQKEAEPSDYLTECIINSSSAKAQIKVKADDQSTSQAFATVFETALSKFGMP from the exons ATGCCTCCTCCAGCCGCTTCCTCGCGTTATCCGTCACCGTCTCAACCTTCAGG GAAAAGCGAAGTGACAGATCTGAAATCTCAGCTTCGCCAGCTAGCCGGAAGCAGAGCTCCAGGAGTCGACGATTCAAAGCGCGACCTCTTCAAGAAAGTCATATCCTACATGACTATCGGCATCGACGTCTCCTCCGTATTCGGAGAAATGGTCATGTGCTCGGCGACGTCAGACATTGTCCTCAAGAAGATGTGTTATCTCTACGTTGGAAACTatgcgaaggggaatcctgatcTCTCCCTTCTGACGATCAATTTTCTCCAGAGGGATTGCAAAGATGAGGACCCTATGATCCGTGGGCTTGCTCTGAGGAGTTTGTGTTCTTTACGAGTGCCGAACCTCGTTGAGTATCTGCTTGGTCCCTTGGGGAGTGGGCTGAAGGATAATAACAGCTATGTGAGAACAATCGCTGTAACTGGAGTGCTGAAGCTGTATCACATCTCGGCCTCGACGTGTATTGATGCTGAGTTTCCTGCAACGTTGAAAAGTTTGATGCTTCATGATTCAGATGCTCag GTAGTTGCCAATTGCCTAGCTGCACTTCAAGAAATTTGGAGTTTAGAAGCAAGCCACTCTGAGGAGGCGTGTCGGGAGAAGGAATCTTTGCTTAGCAAAccacttatatattatttcctgaATCG GATCAAGGAATTCAATGAGTGGGCGCAATGTCTTATACTTGAGTTGGCAGTAAAATATGTGCCGTCAGATAGTAATGATATTTTTGACATTATGAATCTGTTGGAAGACAGACTTCAGCATGCCAATGGTGCTGTTGTCTTGGCAACAGTCAAAGTGTTTCTGCAGTTGACACTCTCCATGACTGATGTTCATCAACAG GTGTATGAGCGTATTAAATCTCCACTTCTGACTCTCGTTAGTTCTGGAAGTCCGGAGCAATCGTATGCAATCTTGAGCCACCTTCATCTTTTGGTTGTCCGTGCGCCATTCATCTTTGCCTCAGATTATAAGCATTTCTACTGCCAGTACAATGAACCCTCGTATGTCAAAAAGTTGAAGCTTGAGATGTTGACTGCTATTGCAAATGAAAGCAACACTTACGAAATTG TGACGGAACTGTGCGAGTATGCTGCAAACGTTGATATTGAAATTGCAAGAGAGTCAATTCGGGCAGTTGGGAAGATTGCTTTGCAGCAGTATGATGTGAACGCGATTGTTGATAGACTTCTTCAGTTTCTGGAGATGGAGAAGGACTATGTCACTGCTGAAACTTTG GTTCTTGTGAAGGACCTTCTAAGGAAGCATCCACAATGGAGCCATGACTGCATTTCTGTTGTTGGCGGTATCAGCAGCAAAAACATTCAGGAACCCAAAGCCAAGGCGGCTCTTATATGGATGTTGGGTGAATATGCCCAGGACATGAGTGATGCTccttatattttggagaatctGATAGAGAACTGGGAGGAAGAGCATTCGGCTGAGGTCCGGTTGCATCTCCTAACCGCAGCTATGAAATGCTTTTTCAAGAGGGCACCTGAGACTCAGAAAGCCCTAGGAATAGCTCTAGCTGCAGGGATTGCTGATTTTCACCAG GATGTTCACGATCGAGCCTTGTTCTACTATCGGGTTCTGCAATACGACGTGCATGTGGCAGAAAGTGTTGTTAGTCCTCCACAACAGGCGGTTTCAGCCTTTGCTGACACTCAAAGCAGTGAAATCAAAGACCGTATATTTGACGAGTTTAACAGTCTTTCTGTGATCTACCAGAAG CCATCGTACATGTTTACGGATAAGGAACACCGAGGGCCCTTTGAGTTttcagaagaacttggaagtaCTTCCATCACTCCTGAAGTCTCCAGTGACATTGTTCCAGCTCAGCAATTTGAGGCAAATGACAAGGACCTGCTTCTGAGTACTGACGAGAAGGATGACAACAAAGGACTTTCCAGTAACAATTGTTCCGCATACACGGCTCCATATGAAAGCTCTAATATATCCTCGCAAATGCAAGAACTTGCAATCTCCGGCCCTGCCGCGTCCGCAACAACCACACAATCTAGCTTTGATTTTGATGATCTCCTTGGTTTGGGTCTATCAGCAGCTCCTGCTCCAACACCATCACCGCCTCTTTTAAAGCTTAACCCAAGAGCTTCTCTAGATCCACGTGCTTTCCAACAGAAATGGCGCCAACTGCCCATATCATTAACACAG GAGTATTCTGTGAACCCCCAAGGAATAGCGGCCTTGACAGTTCCACAATCACTTATCAAACACATGCAGAGTCATTCCATTCACTGCATCGCATCGGGAGGCCAATCACCAAACTTcaagttcttcttctttgctcaaAAGGAAGCAGAACCCTCGGACTATCTCACTGAGTGTATCATAAACTCTTCATCGGCCAAAGCTCAGATAAAAGTGAAAGCGGACGACCAGAGTACCTCTCAGGCATTCGCCACTGTATTTGAAACAGCCTTGTCCAAATTCGGCATGCCTTGA
- the LOC106429981 gene encoding GTP-binding protein At2g22870, whose translation MILAQLRRLRLSIFAKSHFSLASSHFNLINPNPPVKLARALFSNLATVEPIPLPVSDSSHLDAAPVEIPLDKLFIPPETDISDEEPSRLAARILKGSNIVLSKYARDAQVVQADYVKSSVRTEDCPADGLPEFALVGRSNVGKSSLLNSLVKRKRLALTSKKPGKTQCINHFRINDNWYLVDLPGYGYASAPHELKKDWNKFTKDYFLNRSTLVSVFLLVDASLPAKQIDLDYASWLGQNQVPMTMVFTKCDKRKKKKNGGKRPEENIKEFQDLIQGFFETTPPWIMTSSVTNQGRDEILLHMAQLRNYWLKH comes from the exons ATGATCTTAGCTCAGCTTCGGAGGCTTCGTCTCTCCATCTTCGCTAAATCCCATTTCTCTCTCGCTTCTTCGCATTTCAAtctcataaaccctaacccGCCGGTTAAGCTAGCCAGAGCCCTTTTCTCCAACCTCGCCACTGTCGAACCCATACCACTGCCGGTCTCGGATTCGTCCCATCTGGACGCTGCTCCGGTGGAGATTCCGCTCGACAAGCTCTTTATCCCGCCGGAGACTGATATCTCCGACGAAGAACCGTCGAGGCTGGCGGCTAGGATACTGAAGGGCTCGAACATAGTGCTGAGCAAGTACGCGAGAGACGCGCAGGTGGTTCAGGCAGACTATGTGAAGAGCAGTGTCCGGACGGAGGATTGTCCGGCCGATGGGTTGCCGGAGTTTGCTCTTGTCGGGAGGTCCAATGTTGGGAAATCGTCGCTGCTCAATTCGTTGGTGAAAAGGAAGCGTCTTGCCTTGACGTCTAAGAAACCTG GGAAGACGCAATGCATTAATCATTTCCGGATCAACGACAACTGGTACTTGGTAGATTTGCCTGGATACGG GTATGCATCAGCACCGCATGAGCTCAAAAAAGATTGGAACAAATTCACCAAAGACTATTTCCTGAACAGATCAACATTAGTCTCAGTATTTTTGCTAGTTGATGCCAGCCTTCCTGCAAAGCAAATTGATCTTGACTACGCTAGCTGGCTTGGTCAAAACCAg GTTCCGATGACTATGGTATTCACGAAATGCgacaagaggaagaagaagaaaaacggaGGGAAGAGACCGGAGGAGAATATAAaggagttccaagatttgatcCAAGGGTTCTTCGAGACCACACCACCATGGATTATGACCAGCAGTGTGACAAATCAAGGCCGGGATGAGATATTGTTGCATATGGCTCAGCTAAGAAACTACTGGCTCAAACACTAA